The following coding sequences are from one Triticum dicoccoides isolate Atlit2015 ecotype Zavitan chromosome 4A, WEW_v2.0, whole genome shotgun sequence window:
- the LOC119287396 gene encoding uncharacterized protein LOC119287396, translating into MSMSMSMATTALLRLAPLPPHHRLLAPSSKKPSLLLAPLGSGRRAVRLARAAGDGLADQTVYNGVYGPWSVDDADVREVLLYRAGLVTAAASFLVAASGAFLPEGNAVGDAVRQGADLFYAAGAGGLGLSLVLIHIYVTPIKRFLQALWAVGVLGSVGTYALAARPLDEGLVRYVLDHPGAMWFVGPTFAALTGLVFKEGLCYGKLEAGILTFVIPILLLGHLSGLMDDGVKLSLLGVWMALFTVFAARKFQQPIKDDIGDKSVFIFNALPEEEKKALLQRLEAPTGQKFE; encoded by the exons ATGTCCATGTCCATGTCCATGGCGACCACCGCCCTCCTCCGGctcgcgccgctgccgccgcaccaCCGGCTCCTCGCCCCGAGCTCCAAGAaaccctccctcctcctcgcgccccTCGGCAGCGGCCGCCGCGCCGTGCGGCTCGCGAGGGCCGCCGGCGACGGGCTCGCGGACCAGACCGTCTACAACGGCGTGTACGGGCCCTGGTCCGTGGACGACGCGGACGTGCGCGAGGTGCTGCTGTACCGGGCCGGGCTAGTCACGGCCGCCGCGTCCTTCCTGGTGGCCGCCTCGGGGGCGTTCCTGCCCGAGGGGAACGCGGTCGGCGACGCCGTCCGGCAGGGCGCCGACCTCTTCTACGCCGCCGGGGCCGGGGGGCTCGGGCTGTCGCTCGTGCTGATCCACATCTACGTCACCCCCATCAAGCGCTTCCTCCAGGCGCTCTGGGCGGTCGGCGTGCTCGGCTCCGTCGGCACCTACGCCCTCGCCGCGCGGCCGCTCGACGAGGGGCTCGTCCGGTACGTTCTCGACCACCCCGGGGCGATGTGGTTCGTCGGCCCGACCTTCGCCGCGCTGACCGGCCTCGTCTTCAAGGAAG GTCTCTGCTATGGAAAATTGGAAGCTGGTATCTTGACGTTTGTTatccccatccttcttcttggacacCTG TCTGGTTTGATGGATGATGGGGTAAAATTGAGCCTCTTAGGGGTGTGGATGGCGCTCTTCACCGTGTTCGCTGCAAGGAAATTCCAGCAGCCCATTAAG GACGACATTGGCGACAAGTCAGTCTTCATCTTCAACGCCCTCCCCGAAGAGGAAAAGAAAGCTCTGCTGCAGAGGCTTGAGGCGCCAACTGGGCAGAAGTTTGAGTAG